From Gimesia panareensis, the proteins below share one genomic window:
- a CDS encoding FadR/GntR family transcriptional regulator: MTLINKESPNSLALDLSERIRHRIQSAEFTDGDFFLTEAELAEEYNVSRRIAREAVNRLCALGLLEGRKRKGLIVRHPDPVEVWANCLPSLARSPEKLADLAHFRYALEVGAIELAIKNASEEQITQLAALAEEFQQTASSPEDRPRRIEVERQFHGLILAMSGSPIIADMQKLLATLFENSYPARETPVLAEETNQRIIWQHFELVDAIKDRDVERARSVLRSHLKYLLLIPPETT, encoded by the coding sequence ATGACACTTATCAACAAAGAATCGCCCAACTCACTGGCCCTGGATCTCTCCGAACGCATTCGGCATCGCATCCAGTCCGCCGAGTTCACCGACGGTGATTTCTTTCTCACGGAAGCCGAACTGGCTGAAGAATACAACGTCTCCCGGCGGATTGCCCGCGAAGCCGTCAACCGGCTCTGTGCCCTGGGTCTGCTCGAAGGCCGCAAGCGAAAAGGGCTGATTGTCCGCCACCCCGACCCGGTCGAAGTCTGGGCCAACTGCCTCCCCTCGCTGGCGCGGTCACCGGAAAAACTGGCCGACCTGGCCCACTTCCGTTATGCCCTGGAAGTGGGTGCCATTGAACTGGCCATCAAAAATGCCAGCGAGGAACAGATTACACAGTTGGCGGCACTCGCGGAAGAATTCCAGCAGACCGCCAGTTCTCCCGAAGATCGGCCCCGACGCATCGAGGTCGAGCGACAGTTCCACGGCCTGATCCTGGCAATGTCCGGCTCCCCGATCATTGCCGACATGCAAAAGCTGCTGGCGACCCTGTTTGAAAATTCCTACCCCGCCCGGGAAACACCTGTCCTGGCCGAGGAAACCAACCAGCGCATTATCTGGCAGCATTTTGAACTGGTCGACGCCATCAAAGACCGCGACGTCGAACGGGCCCGCTCCGTACTGCGCTCGCATCTGAAATACCTGTTACTCATACCACCGGAAACCACCTGA
- a CDS encoding FAD-dependent oxidoreductase gives MSILEPHFLETEILVAGGGMAGCCCAIAAARCGARVILCQDRGVLGGNASSEVRMHIVGANGTGHFDRGAELETEAREGGIIEELRLENCVRNPQRSPSMFDLILYEKCRAEPNLTLLLNTCVTGVQLEGDRITQAIAERQSTEDRFTIDASIFIDCTGDGRLAAEAGVLFMEGREGQDDYREMLAPAQADNERLGSTILMQARRHARPMPFVAPDWARRFTKDELKLRLYATPGEEEPTHEYGYWWAEWGGTLDTIKENETIRDELLAIVLGIWDHVKNGPPGTPAGDDPFEAAHWALDWFGFLPGKRESRRFIGQHVLTEQDLLTSRDFPDAIAYGGWSLDLHPPAGIDAAEEEPCRQHPVPHLYNVPLSACVSGNRSNLMFAGRNLSATHVAFSSTRVMATCAVIGQGVGTAAAYAVQRKLSPAELSSHAGVLAEIQQRLLRDDAYLVGIRSADENDLARTARISASSEQSGFGATEVVSGQTRSVQGERGAPPERAVPGGHRWMSDPAAGLPATLLLEWETPIAVREVQLIFDTGLHRHLTLSQHDGYTSRMLWGQAQPETVRDYLIEVFDGHDWQTVVTVEGNWQRRRVHGVGVAGVSQLRLVVTGTNGAEQARVCEIRVY, from the coding sequence ATGTCGATACTGGAACCGCATTTTCTGGAGACTGAGATCCTCGTGGCCGGGGGCGGCATGGCGGGTTGCTGCTGTGCGATTGCGGCGGCGCGGTGCGGGGCACGCGTGATTCTCTGCCAGGATCGCGGGGTGCTGGGCGGGAATGCGTCGAGTGAAGTGCGGATGCATATCGTCGGGGCGAACGGCACGGGGCACTTCGATCGGGGAGCGGAACTGGAGACCGAAGCCCGCGAAGGAGGAATCATCGAAGAGTTGCGGCTGGAGAACTGCGTGCGGAATCCGCAGCGGTCGCCCTCGATGTTTGATCTGATTCTGTATGAGAAGTGCCGGGCCGAACCGAATCTAACGTTGCTGCTGAATACCTGTGTGACAGGAGTGCAACTGGAAGGAGACCGGATCACGCAGGCGATCGCCGAACGGCAGAGTACGGAAGACCGCTTTACGATTGATGCGTCGATTTTCATCGACTGTACCGGCGATGGTCGTCTGGCGGCGGAAGCCGGGGTGCTGTTCATGGAGGGCCGCGAAGGGCAGGATGATTATCGGGAAATGCTGGCTCCCGCTCAGGCGGACAACGAGCGACTGGGATCGACCATTCTGATGCAGGCTCGCCGTCATGCGCGGCCGATGCCGTTTGTGGCTCCCGACTGGGCACGTCGATTCACCAAAGACGAACTCAAGCTGCGGCTGTACGCGACGCCCGGCGAAGAGGAGCCGACGCACGAGTATGGTTACTGGTGGGCCGAGTGGGGAGGCACGCTGGATACGATCAAGGAGAATGAAACGATCCGCGACGAACTGCTGGCGATTGTGCTGGGGATCTGGGATCACGTGAAGAACGGACCGCCGGGCACACCAGCGGGGGACGATCCTTTCGAAGCGGCTCACTGGGCGCTGGACTGGTTCGGTTTTCTGCCGGGCAAGCGGGAGAGTCGGCGGTTCATCGGACAGCATGTGTTGACGGAGCAGGATCTGCTCACGTCCCGTGATTTTCCGGATGCGATTGCCTATGGCGGCTGGTCGCTGGATCTGCATCCTCCCGCGGGAATCGACGCGGCGGAGGAAGAGCCGTGCCGACAGCATCCGGTGCCGCATCTCTATAATGTGCCGCTGTCGGCCTGTGTTTCGGGGAACCGGAGTAACCTGATGTTTGCGGGGCGGAATCTTTCGGCGACGCACGTGGCGTTTTCGTCGACCCGTGTGATGGCGACCTGCGCGGTGATCGGGCAGGGAGTGGGGACCGCGGCGGCGTACGCGGTGCAGCGAAAGTTAAGTCCCGCGGAGTTGAGTTCCCATGCCGGGGTGCTGGCGGAGATTCAGCAGCGGCTGTTACGCGATGATGCGTACCTGGTGGGAATTCGCAGTGCAGATGAGAATGACCTCGCGCGGACGGCCCGGATATCTGCCAGCAGTGAGCAGTCGGGATTCGGGGCGACTGAAGTGGTTTCGGGGCAGACGCGGAGTGTGCAGGGAGAACGGGGCGCACCACCCGAGCGGGCTGTGCCGGGCGGTCATCGCTGGATGTCGGATCCGGCTGCAGGACTTCCGGCGACGCTGCTGCTGGAGTGGGAGACGCCGATCGCGGTGCGTGAGGTTCAGCTGATTTTCGATACGGGCCTGCATCGGCATCTGACGCTGAGCCAGCATGACGGGTATACGTCGCGGATGCTGTGGGGGCAGGCGCAGCCGGAAACGGTGCGGGATTATTTGATTGAGGTGTTTGACGGGCACGACTGGCAGACCGTGGTGACTGTGGAGGGGAACTGGCAGCGCCGCCGGGTGCATGGGGTGGGGGTGGCAGGTGTGTCTCAACTACGGTTGGTGGTGACGGGAACGAATGGTGCGGAGCAGGCCCGGGTTTGTGAGATCCGGGTGTATTGA
- a CDS encoding alpha/beta hydrolase has translation METRKFVRMLVVWGLVMSGSFTVAAGSAAGLETEELFPRVEAVSFESANLKKRKRAVIVLPENWRSIKPAERRTLVILHGRGRHERSLVDDKMIRQQLLESGLFVILPDGDDGWYLNSPVRQQDVYETYLEEVLAQVANAYDLPEQGQQWAIAGWSMGGFGCVRFAERHPGRFAAVSSIIGLLDFPRNGLPTGQSYKVPVERFGADEVEWNKFNPLNQAGKLRGASLLIITADQAFDRTMNEHFRDRLTALELPHQYVELKGGHTFPVVRAALPLVLAHTQRVLLRKTRN, from the coding sequence ATGGAAACTCGGAAGTTTGTGCGAATGCTTGTGGTCTGGGGGCTGGTGATGTCGGGGAGCTTTACCGTTGCCGCTGGTTCTGCAGCAGGGTTGGAGACCGAGGAACTCTTTCCGCGGGTGGAGGCGGTTTCGTTTGAGAGTGCGAATCTTAAAAAGCGGAAGCGGGCGGTGATTGTGCTGCCGGAAAACTGGCGGTCGATCAAACCTGCGGAGCGGCGGACGCTGGTCATTCTGCATGGGCGGGGGCGGCATGAGCGGTCGCTGGTGGATGACAAAATGATTCGTCAGCAGCTGCTGGAATCGGGGCTGTTTGTCATTCTGCCGGACGGCGATGACGGCTGGTATCTCAATTCTCCTGTGCGCCAACAGGATGTGTACGAGACGTACCTGGAAGAGGTGCTGGCGCAGGTGGCGAATGCGTATGACCTGCCCGAACAGGGGCAGCAGTGGGCGATCGCGGGCTGGTCGATGGGCGGGTTTGGCTGTGTGCGGTTTGCCGAACGGCATCCCGGTCGGTTTGCGGCGGTGAGCTCGATCATTGGTTTGCTCGACTTTCCCCGTAATGGTCTGCCAACGGGGCAATCGTATAAAGTGCCCGTGGAGCGGTTTGGTGCGGATGAAGTTGAATGGAACAAGTTCAATCCACTGAATCAGGCGGGGAAGCTGCGCGGGGCATCGCTGTTGATTATTACCGCGGACCAGGCGTTTGACCGGACGATGAACGAGCATTTTCGTGATCGGCTGACTGCGCTGGAGCTCCCGCATCAGTATGTGGAGCTCAAAGGGGGGCACACGTTTCCCGTGGTGCGGGCGGCGCTACCGCTGGTACTGGCGCATACGCAACGCGTGCTACTACGGAAGACGCGAAATTGA
- a CDS encoding SGNH/GDSL hydrolase family protein gives MPTVNLLQNPQFGLRNTAGSEPGRSILCWNTDRWGDVISGNGNGKLKLESLEKAVEIQPGKRIWQFATLPELGLKAGDTVSLSVNGFQEQSGALKARLCLMLIESADGQWSPADFGMPDKRTFTRHGRGELVRSPQRETSSEETGKEFQLQLNGLKIDPRFKEQRESDADVRNVVGVLVEFVNDSDKRVWVNSPALVKGETVAKTAPTASRALPDLYQKIPRTMQKLTTGQPISILTLGSSIDRGSANPRLYFYDEDPASPHYKEPLVEARPGKPESMKKLIAERMGRPDLQDYVGWSQHYFMYTGRLRRELLRKFHYPVEKMLLNVMACDGSSIGESHSGFREYAAFELPPDPGTNGHPSGKSWSELYPALFENGKKPGPDLVIFGHGHNEHIDRPDEIAAYEGAVRWFQRHYPGVEFVSCMWIRDKGSASSMTGPMQELCEHYGIPFVDMGQLIIDLKKTSNYFAMAPDGGHPAAGSHYLWFKQLEQVFEIPYSGPYTPAINSADYIRSGIPQKQLPVRMNAFARNWEGTMVRFPKDSPRIVDGRMMILEDAAFNLWADNKREMMQLLIDGQPAEHAGHGRTSYTRPNPRNSTFVHGHLARGDRHIIEILNPSARLSAVDCKVGLKRRFYGADAKGWQGKSVVEEFESKWGTPYGEKAFHLQPGETLEIEVEADELSIAWLDDPAGGTLVAEVDGKPAWSQPTNQPFTDSQERTHFIENRRGVLGLPFGKHRIRLQAEGKPVRVIGVFGYDGR, from the coding sequence TTGCCGACGGTTAATCTGCTGCAGAATCCCCAGTTTGGATTGCGGAATACAGCTGGTTCTGAACCGGGACGCTCGATTCTCTGTTGGAATACGGATCGCTGGGGTGATGTGATCAGCGGGAATGGAAATGGAAAGCTCAAGCTTGAGTCGTTGGAGAAAGCGGTGGAGATTCAGCCCGGTAAACGGATCTGGCAGTTTGCGACGCTGCCCGAATTGGGGCTCAAGGCCGGCGATACTGTCAGTCTGTCGGTCAACGGATTTCAGGAACAGAGCGGGGCACTCAAGGCGCGGCTCTGCCTGATGCTGATTGAAAGTGCCGACGGGCAATGGTCGCCGGCGGACTTCGGGATGCCCGACAAGCGGACGTTTACAAGACACGGGCGGGGGGAACTCGTCCGGTCGCCGCAGAGGGAAACTTCGTCAGAGGAGACCGGAAAAGAATTTCAGTTGCAGCTGAACGGACTCAAGATCGATCCCCGGTTTAAAGAGCAGCGTGAATCGGATGCTGACGTTCGCAATGTGGTGGGCGTGCTGGTGGAATTCGTGAACGATTCTGACAAGCGGGTCTGGGTGAACTCCCCCGCACTGGTCAAAGGGGAAACTGTTGCGAAGACAGCACCGACCGCGTCCCGCGCACTGCCCGACCTGTATCAGAAGATTCCCCGTACGATGCAGAAGCTGACCACGGGGCAGCCGATTTCGATCCTGACGCTGGGGTCAAGTATCGACCGGGGGAGTGCGAATCCGCGGCTCTATTTTTATGACGAAGATCCCGCGAGCCCGCATTATAAAGAGCCCCTGGTGGAAGCCCGGCCGGGTAAGCCGGAGTCGATGAAAAAGCTGATCGCAGAGCGGATGGGGCGACCCGATCTGCAGGATTATGTGGGCTGGTCGCAGCACTATTTCATGTATACGGGACGACTGCGGCGGGAACTGCTGCGGAAGTTTCACTATCCGGTTGAGAAGATGCTGCTCAACGTGATGGCCTGCGATGGTTCGTCGATTGGCGAGTCGCACAGCGGCTTCAGAGAATACGCGGCGTTTGAGCTGCCGCCCGATCCCGGGACTAACGGACACCCGTCAGGCAAGTCGTGGTCCGAACTGTATCCCGCGCTGTTTGAGAACGGAAAGAAACCGGGGCCGGACCTGGTGATCTTCGGGCATGGTCACAATGAGCATATTGACCGGCCGGATGAAATCGCCGCTTATGAGGGAGCGGTCCGCTGGTTCCAGCGTCACTATCCCGGGGTGGAATTTGTGTCGTGCATGTGGATTCGCGATAAGGGTTCTGCCAGTTCGATGACGGGACCGATGCAGGAGCTGTGTGAGCATTACGGAATTCCGTTTGTCGACATGGGGCAGCTGATCATCGACCTGAAAAAGACCAGCAATTATTTTGCGATGGCCCCCGATGGTGGGCATCCCGCAGCTGGCAGTCATTACCTCTGGTTTAAACAGCTGGAGCAGGTGTTTGAAATACCTTACTCTGGACCTTATACGCCGGCGATAAACTCCGCAGATTATATACGGTCGGGAATTCCACAAAAGCAACTCCCCGTGCGGATGAATGCGTTTGCACGGAACTGGGAAGGGACCATGGTCCGGTTCCCTAAGGACAGCCCGCGGATTGTGGACGGGCGGATGATGATCCTGGAAGACGCCGCTTTCAATCTCTGGGCGGATAACAAACGGGAGATGATGCAGCTGCTGATCGACGGTCAGCCGGCAGAGCACGCAGGGCATGGGCGGACCAGTTATACGCGACCCAATCCGCGGAATTCGACGTTCGTGCACGGACACCTCGCGCGCGGGGATCGGCACATCATCGAGATTCTGAATCCGAGTGCGCGGCTGAGTGCCGTGGATTGCAAGGTGGGATTGAAGCGTCGTTTCTATGGCGCGGATGCGAAGGGTTGGCAGGGGAAGTCTGTGGTAGAGGAGTTCGAGTCGAAGTGGGGGACACCGTATGGGGAAAAGGCGTTCCATCTGCAGCCGGGAGAGACACTGGAGATCGAAGTGGAGGCAGATGAGCTGTCGATTGCCTGGCTGGATGATCCGGCCGGAGGGACGCTGGTCGCAGAGGTGGACGGCAAGCCGGCCTGGTCGCAGCCGACGAATCAGCCGTTTACCGATTCGCAGGAGCGAACGCATTTTATTGAGAACCGTCGCGGGGTGTTGGGATTGCCGTTCGGGAAGCATCGGATTCGGTTGCAGGCGGAAGGGAAGCCGGTGCGGGTGATCGGGGTGTTTGGTTATGACGGGCGGTAG